Sequence from the Pagrus major chromosome 15, Pma_NU_1.0 genome:
GCTGGTTCTGATTCTAATTTAATAGTAGTCTTCTGTGACGAAAATTATTAATTGAATAATTAAAGGCAGTGCCACCCttctttaatcacatttttttgtcagatATTTTTTCGTTCACCAGATAGGACAATCGGATTATTCTGCTATAGATAACAAGAAGCTTAATAATAGCCTATGGCCAGGAATTTAAAGGTTTCattaaaacatcttaaaaagAAACCCGACATCATATGTGTTTAAGAACTTTGGCTTAAGCCAACTTTAGACTTTGTCATTAAAGGTTATGATAGCattgcagagacagaggagagggcaACGGGGGAGGGTgtgtcatatttttaaaaacaaagattgCAATATAGAGTTTGGGACAAAAGGAACATAGTTAGAATAATTAGTAATTGAAATGTGGGCAAGAGAAGGAAATGTCAAAATGGTTAACTTTTATAATCCATGTAAGAGGCTTTCAGAAGAGCTAATGGATGAACTGAcaatgtttaacaatgacaGTGGAATGGTGATTGAAGAGTTTATGGAGAGTAAAAATCTGTGTCTAAATGATGGAGGTGGTGCAAGAATCAATATTAGAACGGGCACAAAATCTGCCATAGATCTCACACTAGTGTCAGACTCATCAGCAGGTGTTTGCTCATGGGAAGTTGTGAGAGGAACGACTATAGGAAGTAATCACTATCCTATAGTAATTGAAGTAGGCTTGAGTTTGGAGGAACATGATCCAGGAGGACTGCAGAAATGGTCCAGTAATCCTGACTGGGAGAAATGTAACTTCATTAGTGATCAATAAATGCAAATAATTGATGTTAATACAGATGTTGATAATCTGAATATTTCTATTTGTAGAGCTACTCTCGATGCCGAAAAACAGTCGATACAGTGGAAGGGATGTAAACACGAAAAGAGGATTGCACCATGGTGGACAAAGAAATGTTATCAAGCAATTAAGCCTTGAAATGAAGCTTTTAGAATGTTAAAAAGGAACCACAGTTTCCAGAATCTGATCAAATATGAAAGCTTACCTCATAAtaaacagcagagaaacactTTTGGATGTATTTTAACTCCTTGGGAAGAGAGACAAAAATTGATAACTCAATAGTTGGCTATTTAAAGTGGGAAACAATGGCACAGGCAGATGTGAATACTGTGGGCAAGAAGAAACAGTACAGCATGCAGTGGTTCACTGTCTGAGATACAGTATGAGGAAGATAGAAACCTCAGGGAAATAAAAGTACACTTTAACCTCATAGACATTCTACAACATTCTCAAGTCAAGTGTTATCAGATCCTGTTTCAGTACCTCGGAGAAACCAACAACATTGAAAGGATatagcttttctttttcttttttgaatatTCCACCTACTAACTAGACCCTCTGATCACGCTCAGAACCAGTTGGGGGCGGTAATGCGCCAATTCGTTGCTTGCCAACCTCCAATGAAGCTCAAAAACGAAGAAGAGAAGCTACATGTCCTAGCGGAACAGACATCAGTACGCCTGCAGGTGACTGTGTTGTGAGATGTCTGTGGCTGGTGGTCGTCTGTCGCTCCTGTTCAGCCGTGTCGGACTCTTGTTGTGTCGGTGTGCTGCGGCTCCGTCATCAGTCCGTGTTGTTGGATGTAACAGAGGGACGAAGATACGCGCTGCCAGCGTCACCCTGACCCAAAACCGAGCACTGAGCGGCACGCAGCACAGTATTAAAGGTAGGCTAAGAGCTGCCAGCTAGGTAACTGCGACACGTTAAACAGTGTCCAACAGGAGTTAGTCAGCGGCGCATTCTGCCCATTCCCATTCAAGAGTGTGTTTACTCTCTCAGCTATACGCaatatcgttatctcaggagGAGTCCTCAGTCAGCCGGGGGCCATTCAGATAATACGGGGTGCGTTATTAGCTCAGTCATTGCTAATTCATACAGTAGTGCCGGTGATTAGACGGGAGAGACGAGCTCCCTGCTGGGCACGTGGCCAGCATCCGGTATTGTCCGACGAGCCTACTGTTGGTGTTGAAATGACTGACGGGGCTCTGTGTAGTGTtggaaaagaaactgaaatgtGACAGTGTTTTGTCTCTGTACTCCAGCAAATTGGACATGAAGTGCAGACTGTTGTTTGAAGAATCAGGGTAACACCTACTCAGCTGCTCACATTGTAGATGTAAACAGTCTCATATTAAAACACTAACCACACAGTCACTGTGTCTTATCAATTCAATATCCTGGAGTACAGAGCCAGCACAAGCCTGTCCACTCACTGCTGTGCCTGTTGTGCATTTTAACACGTTTATCTCCCTCTGACCTCGCTACAGCCTACTGAGCCGAGGCCAGCACTGAGAGTTGTGGGTGGTGAAGTCTTGACTCACTATGTTGTCTTCCTTCCAAGGGAAGCTGGTGCGAaatggagaggaaaagaaagcagTGGTGAGTCTGCCCTGTGTGATCTGTGATCCTAGTTTTCATTTTGCCTACATTCATTCATCATAGTACAGTACATACCTGAGATGATCTACATTCACATTGCTGGCTGCAGGTTCTGCTGTGGTTTTTCCATTATTTCCTATTGACAGTGATTAAATACTAATAAATACTAAGAATCATTTTTCACACAAGCTCATACTTCATATCATAGTTTTATcatgtttcttcttcattttctttaaccCCTGTCTCCCTGTCACTGTTCTCAGATCTGTATTGAGGGGAACATTGCCAGTGGGAAGACGACGTGTCTGGAGTATTTCAGCAAAACTAGCAACATAGAGGTAACGGAGCTAGGTCCTTGTACAGCAGTGGTGTGCATTGTGCAgaattgtgtgtatgtgctacAACACTAGTATCTACCCAGTTGTAACATAGCTGTCATGTGGCATGAGGGTGGTGgagttatttttttccaatGCATTAACAATGCTTATAATGAATAAGAAGTTCAAGTGTCTTAACTAGCTATTAACTAGATGTGACTGATGGGGCCTGTAATGCTTATTGACTTATACTCACCAATAAACACCTAGAAGAATCAAGTGTAGTCAGGACTTATTGTTTTCATCTCGTAGTGAAAATGAAGCCTcagtgtattttgtgtttttcttacttTGAATGTGTTATCTGGGTTTAAAAACTTTGGCACATGCCTCAAACTGAGAAATGTTACTTATATTTCCTCCTTACATAATAATCACTTATGACCCAGCATAGattctttaaaatgtatcaGAATGAATTACACGTTAATAACCTCCAAAAATGGTATGTCACGATGAAGCATGCATTATTATAGATGCCTCCATATGTACTTCACTTCACTTAACACATACAATGCAAACTTATGATAATGCATGGACTGCTATAGCATACAAGGAGTCCTGACTACAATTGATTGTTGAGGTGTGTAGGTAAGCATAGGTAGTAATAACATATTATTAGCCCCATCAGTCATTAGTTTAAACTAGTGGGCACTCAGTTTCATACAGATGAAAATTCAGTTCTAAAATCCAGTGTTTCAGCAGTGCTACTGTTGAGGCAAAGCCCAGACATTGGAAGCATTCATTAACGTTTAATTTCTCTCTTGTTCTGCAGGTCCTTACAGAACCAGTCTCTAAATGGAGGAATGTCCGTGGACACAACCCTCTGGTACTGCACATGACAGTGTTGTTGTCAGACTAATTGACAAGTATTTACAGGATACGTTCTGTGATTATTAAATAGAGTAGTACTTTTAAAATTAAGGTTTTAAAATCTGGttttaaaatcacaaacaaGCTAAGCTACCGCTGCCTCGGTAGCTTAGCTTGTTTGTAACTttgatgttttaatgtattaataCATCATTACGGACAGGACTTCACGTCCCCGGTGTTTAGAGGCTTGTAGTCTGATaaggtatatgatctgctgctttctaccgTTCGCTGGTTTTCTGGTACTCTCATGATAATGAACgtgacacacaagaaaaacaaaacggtACTTGTCTACTGACAATGGGAAAGAAGCCAAACACCCATTTTTAGTGGTAAGAGCATAAAAACCTGCACATACTTGATCATTTTGGTTTGAAAGATATGAAGACCTACAAGAGGCCCTATTGTCTGTTGCCATTTCAAAGACCATCAAACTACCTACACAGTTAGAGAGTGgagaggtttgtttgtttttttcaccaaatTTGTGTGACTGACACTTGAATTTCACTGCAATCTGCCTAATTTATACAAATATCtcctgtgtactgtgtgtttcagtgaatTTTAGCCTAATTATAGCAATAAGTTCATAAAGGTTACCAATAAATATTATAATCTATCCTGAGGGGGCCATTATCAAGATCATACCATGTATGAAGGGTAAAGCTGTGTGATTATAtcgatattatattgttatgttGTATGAgactatactgtatatgtatcttatatactgtatcttagattttggataacTGACGTTTCCTGATTTAagaggctgcattacagtaaagtgctGTCGTTttcttgttctaatacttgcctgTACCCACATTATGTCCATATTACTGTTGATAATTTATCAAatatctcattgtgttaatattttgtgaaagtaccaatagtccAATAGTAccaatattgaggtatttggtcaaaaatattgtgatatttgattttgttgcccagttctaacatttatgaaatgctttttaaggagatttcaaaatattgagatatatacTGTGTATCACAATGTAGCCtaaatatatcacaatattattttaaggcatATACCACCCAGCCCCAGTCCTGTGGTTTGTATAGTATGGGGGTTGtgtcagctgtttttttctgtccctgCAGGCACTGATGTATCAGGATCCTGCACGCTGGGGCATCACACTGCAGACATATATTCAACTCACCATGCTGGATAGTCACCTGTCAACGATAGTAAGTGTACTGTTAGCgggaaacacacattttattttacgcTAGTGATAAATGCGCTGGCAAACATGTTGGTTGCTGTGGACTGGTGATGCAAACATAAGACCTCATCAGGATTCAGCTGTATGTACTTAAAAGTCTCTTGTTGGTTCCAGTCAGCTCCTGTCAGGATGATGGAGAGGTCCATCTTCAGTGCCAAGTACATCTTTGTGGAGAATCTTTTCAAAAGGTAACACTTTGCACCTGGATCAGACCAAGAGACTAAATAAAGTGTCAGCTAAACTCTCCTCCTGCTTTGATGGAGTCTGATGCATAACAATTCAAGGTCATAGTCTATATTTAATACCTCCTGGAGGTGGAATTTATACAAGAAAAGGTTGCCAGTATGGATGACATTTTCTGTCATGGTTTACtactatactatatactgtTTATTATATCACAATATAGCAGTATATTAAAATACAATATGTCACatattttcaaactgttttagaGAAAATGTCTGCTTTCTCAACCTATGAAGAGAATTAAATACCTGACACATAAAGGTACTTAATAACATTGATGCTACAGTGTGGTTAATCCAATATCAATATAAAACAACTGCTGGTTGATTTACAGCATTGCCCTATTTAAAGGAGATGTAAATATCCTTTAAATATGGTATAGAACATCTATGATGGTGGCAAATTTAGATTATATCAAGGTTTATATTAAATATTGCTTATATTGTTTGACAGTATACTGACACATGTTAATGCAAATGCTAATGTCCtctttattgttgtgtttatttacccAGTGGGAAAATGCCTGAGGTGGACTTTGCTGTTCTCACCGAGTGGTTTGATTGGATCACAACTAACATTTCCATTCCAGTTGACCTGAttggtgagaaaacacaaagcagaaatacaaacacacatttaatcaaGATTTGATGAATATAAGAAATGCAGTAGTTGCAGTGGTTTCTTAAGATTCCAGACAGAGGCTGATGGCAGATTGGCAACCTCTGCATGCCTACCATGATTTCAAAGAAGATGTAATAAGTACCTATAGGCATCCTATCTGAATAGAAAGAGTGAACTGTTAATGCATGatacacagacaggaaacatgatTTAGTATATTAGATATGCAAGTTCACTTAGGTTTGTATAATGTGCATATGGAGACACCAGAGTGTCTGcttattcaatatttttctcTTGGCAATAAACCAGAAGACAAATCTGTAATAGAAGTGTGTCTAGAACAGGATGCACGGGGTCCCTTTGTTCTACACAGTGTTCACATACACAGAATCTATTGTCCTCTAATACATTCCAGTGACAGAAGTTGCACTACACTGATAAAGCACCACAATTCAGTAGATCATCATCCATAGAAATGGCACAGAACAAGTCGTCATTATCAAAgcgtttttttaaaaacgctGCAACTGAACTGAACCGGACTGCTGTTCGTTCTTTGACTGTTTGCTTTCTTCTCCAGTCTACCTGCAGACCTCTCCTCAGACCTGTCACGAGAGGTTAAAACAGagatgcagagaggaggagaaagtcaTTCCATTGGTGaggacacacactcaaacaacaaaaaagacaaatttagattttcttttttttgagaattgcaaatattaacattttgtgaGTAGCACACCAGTGTACCATCTTAAATGAGACCTcaatcctctgtgtgtgtctgtgttcaccAGGAGTATCTGGAGTCCATCCACCAGCTGTATGAGGACTGGCTCATCAACCGTACCTCAttctctcttcctgctcctgttCTGGTGAGTGACCATCACGGCCAAGTTTTTTCTGTGGTTAATGTAGATACTGTACCTACatacagcacatactgtatgttcaggTAACCAcacaaattaaacttttttctgatgcttttgttttgctgaTCCTCCTCTCTTCATGTGATGTTACGGTGTCTTAGTGACCTTGAAATCTGTAGtttctttgtctccttcagcATCTGATGGCCTGTAACTCTGATCTTTATCTgataataaatagaaaaaacatttttttctgcaggtgATTCCTGCTGACCATGACCTCCAGAAGATGCTCAACCAGTATGAAGAAAACCGTGACAAAATCCTAGCAGCTAGCTACCACTGATATCCAGTtacacacacatctctgcaTGGAGACAGGACATCCCAAACCATTGTTATGCAATTGATCTGTTACATTTACTTAAAGCTTTTCACAACCAACTAGAGCTCtaagattttgattttaatttttaacacTTTGAcaactcattttaaaaagggcAAATAACTATATGTAGACGCttaccaaaaatgtaaattgaatGTACATTAGGGTGAAAAAGTGGAAACAGAACTAACTTATATAAAAACTTATACAAATACTGAGTTTTTTAAACATAACCTGAGAAACTTTTAAGTGTCAAAGACTTTACTAAGAGCTCTGCAGACAACACTTAAACTGTGACATTTAGCAGATTTGTTCCACATTGTATGTAGTTTCTGGTGCAGTTGTTATTTATTAGTTTGCTTTTTATTCCACTGTGTAATGTAAAGCACTTAAGTTTATCGTTAATTGTCAATGATGAACAACAATGATGGAGTGGTTCACAAGGGGACCTCCGACACCAGTGTTTGATTTGTGGAAGTGGAGTGGAGTGTCGGCAACAACCAGCACTCCACCTGTTACAGTTATAGAATACATACCATAAAGTGATATAATTGATTTTGGGACCACATGAAagtcatgttgtgtttacatgtttctgTTATTCCTTTGTATGAGGGAGTGTATGATGTTTGATCTTCTGCCATATTAAATCAGTTCTAATTAAAGTAATCCTAatatttttaagcattttcatCTTTATGTATCTGTCGATATGTTAGTGGAAAAAGttggcaaaataaaacaaaatattagaTATGTTTAATTCTTGCCATGAAACAGTTAAGATTTTGTGGGGGTAAGTTGCTGCAAATGATTACTTATCATCAAACAATGTCACCTCACAAATGCAACTGAACAGACTGCAGCATTGACCGGCAGCATTGTTCAAACATAAGCTATTGCTCTCTCATGAACtgatgaatttttttttatcttaagtGCTGTTTTTATCCCTgcacacattttatattttttttctgtagctcTGTTAAGGAAACCAACACTTGCTCAGCCGAGGGATTATTTAAagataagttcactcaaaaatgaaaattgagcCATTAAGTACTcatcctcatgctgatggaaagtcgcGTGTAGTCCAAAAAACTTCTGGaggttcacagcaaaacagcgttgcagcattctcctaaactgaagtagatggggacttgttttcaatgtaaaaaaacaaccgtCTTGTCAACAAGTTTCAAGACAGTTCAAGCACCAGTCGAGCACAACTTCACTTCTAATTTTTGAGTGAGAAATCAACTATGTAGGTTTCAAATCTGGGCAGTTTTATGAAAATCGATGGCGAATTGATaatatgtttcaacatttgccaGTTGAGTGGCTACATTAAGTGTCTGTGGGGGTAGCTAGCTAACGCTAACTAGCCAGCCGGCTAACTGCCTTGCTGGTTGGCTTACAGACCCCTCTTTCCCCCGGTCACACAGACCACTGCAGCCAAAGCAGTCGATGACTTCAGCAACATTTCTGTCAACTGTatcacatttattctgtttattttccattattacAGTTAAGAGCTGCTTTAGGTAAACTCCATAAGATGCTGTAC
This genomic interval carries:
- the tk2 gene encoding thymidine kinase 2, mitochondrial isoform X1 — its product is MSVAGGRLSLLFSRVGLLLCRCAAAPSSVRVVGCNRGTKIRAASVTLTQNRALSGTQHSIKGKLVRNGEEKKAVICIEGNIASGKTTCLEYFSKTSNIEVLTEPVSKWRNVRGHNPLALMYQDPARWGITLQTYIQLTMLDSHLSTISAPVRMMERSIFSAKYIFVENLFKSGKMPEVDFAVLTEWFDWITTNISIPVDLIVYLQTSPQTCHERLKQRCREEEKVIPLEYLESIHQLYEDWLINRTSFSLPAPVLVIPADHDLQKMLNQYEENRDKILAASYH
- the tk2 gene encoding thymidine kinase 2, mitochondrial isoform X2, yielding MLSSFQGKLVRNGEEKKAVICIEGNIASGKTTCLEYFSKTSNIEVLTEPVSKWRNVRGHNPLALMYQDPARWGITLQTYIQLTMLDSHLSTISAPVRMMERSIFSAKYIFVENLFKSGKMPEVDFAVLTEWFDWITTNISIPVDLIVYLQTSPQTCHERLKQRCREEEKVIPLEYLESIHQLYEDWLINRTSFSLPAPVLVIPADHDLQKMLNQYEENRDKILAASYH